The following proteins come from a genomic window of Methanosarcina sp. MTP4:
- a CDS encoding DUF3656 domain-containing protein translates to MKPARPELLAPAGSMEALRAAVENGADAVYLGAHAFSARGYAANFSDKELEEAIDYAHLRGVKVYVTVNTLLRDGEMEAALNLLCRLKEMGSDAILVQDIGLLSLGRQYVPDLPLHASTQMTLHNSEGALFTKELGIERIVLSRECSLEEIKRIGETSGLETEAFIHGALCISYSGQCLLSSIIGGRSGNRGYCAQPCRKGYRLKKDGKTVKTEGTYLLSPKDLNSSPCIPALLKTGISSLKIEGRMKRPEYVAGVVGTYSRLLDRCLEDRKKCSVSREEAESLEQLFNRGFTEGYFVKNPRGELMSRLRPYNRGVFAGTVKSYDRKSRRVTVELKASLSAGDGILFAGTDREGREEKEEGWVIRQMYRGNKPVKQANSGDTVEIPFNVEVRPGSPVYRTLDKGLMDTLEKSYTSETSLRKIPVLMKAGVWEGKPLELTLWDYDSNSVTVKSEYVVEKALRQPGKKEQLARQFSKLGNTGFEPETIDVDVHGEVFVPVKEINQLRNHAVTELEKLRIVRGKRKPCPEPGITLPELVACPRPEWEHPEQPLLAVSVYSPGELEEAIDGGADLLYYGEGLFCSGKGRDRDKAIHFEADYERAVRMVRAAGRKVYFKTPRIVKDPEMPAVSEILEAAKALAADGVLVSNLGVFRLAKARGVPVILDSPLNVFNSYTLDFFCKRGAEKVTLSPELTLEEIKPLAAAGPSEAIVHGRLELMESEHCVVGGLLGGKKERCTAPCRNGNYSLVDEKNYEFPLVMDPACRMHLLNSKALCMLEHVPKLLETRVASIRIETLGMSGEEKEEQGIRKLTRMYRAAIDNYLKKGKAGTGTCDKLGKGFTTGHYFRGVK, encoded by the coding sequence AACTGCTGGCTCCGGCCGGCAGCATGGAAGCTCTCAGGGCAGCCGTGGAGAACGGAGCAGATGCGGTTTACCTTGGAGCCCACGCCTTCAGTGCAAGAGGGTATGCAGCTAATTTTTCGGATAAAGAGCTTGAGGAGGCAATAGACTACGCCCACCTCAGGGGAGTGAAGGTCTATGTTACGGTAAACACCCTGCTAAGGGACGGGGAAATGGAAGCCGCCCTGAACCTGCTCTGCCGCCTGAAAGAAATGGGTTCTGATGCCATCCTTGTACAGGACATCGGCCTGCTCTCCCTTGGAAGGCAGTACGTGCCCGACCTTCCTCTGCATGCGAGCACTCAAATGACCCTTCATAATAGCGAAGGGGCCCTTTTTACAAAGGAGCTTGGAATCGAAAGGATTGTGTTATCCAGGGAATGTTCCCTTGAAGAAATCAAACGGATCGGCGAAACCAGCGGACTCGAAACCGAAGCCTTCATACACGGGGCTCTTTGCATCTCCTACTCCGGCCAGTGTCTCCTGAGCAGCATTATAGGGGGCAGGAGTGGAAACCGGGGCTACTGTGCCCAGCCCTGCCGGAAAGGGTACAGGCTTAAAAAAGACGGAAAAACAGTGAAAACCGAAGGCACGTATCTTCTAAGCCCGAAAGACCTTAACAGTTCTCCCTGTATCCCCGCCCTTCTTAAAACAGGGATTTCTTCCTTAAAAATCGAAGGCAGGATGAAAAGGCCCGAGTACGTGGCGGGCGTTGTCGGGACTTACAGCCGCCTGCTTGACCGCTGTCTTGAGGACAGAAAAAAGTGCTCCGTAAGCCGGGAGGAAGCAGAAAGCCTGGAACAGCTTTTCAACAGGGGTTTTACGGAAGGATATTTCGTCAAAAACCCACGTGGAGAACTGATGAGCAGGCTCAGGCCCTATAACCGGGGAGTTTTTGCGGGCACGGTAAAAAGCTACGACAGGAAATCGAGGCGGGTAACAGTAGAGCTTAAAGCTTCCCTTTCTGCCGGAGACGGGATCCTCTTTGCAGGAACCGATAGAGAAGGAAGGGAAGAAAAGGAGGAAGGCTGGGTCATCCGCCAGATGTACAGAGGGAATAAACCTGTAAAGCAAGCAAACTCGGGAGATACCGTTGAAATTCCCTTCAATGTGGAAGTCCGGCCAGGAAGCCCCGTGTACCGAACCCTTGACAAAGGGCTGATGGACACCCTTGAAAAAAGCTATACTTCGGAAACCTCCCTCCGAAAGATCCCTGTGCTCATGAAAGCCGGAGTTTGGGAGGGAAAGCCCCTCGAACTCACGCTTTGGGATTATGACTCGAACAGCGTGACCGTGAAATCGGAGTACGTGGTGGAAAAAGCCCTCCGGCAGCCCGGGAAAAAAGAACAGCTTGCCCGGCAGTTTTCCAAACTCGGGAACACCGGGTTCGAACCGGAAACCATTGATGTCGATGTACATGGAGAGGTCTTTGTCCCCGTAAAAGAGATTAACCAGCTCCGGAACCATGCAGTCACCGAACTCGAAAAACTCAGGATTGTCAGGGGAAAACGAAAACCCTGCCCCGAACCTGGAATAACGCTCCCAGAACTTGTAGCCTGTCCCCGGCCGGAATGGGAACATCCGGAACAGCCACTGCTTGCCGTATCCGTCTATTCCCCCGGAGAACTTGAAGAAGCAATTGACGGTGGGGCAGACCTGCTGTACTACGGGGAAGGGCTCTTTTGTTCAGGAAAAGGCAGGGACAGGGACAAAGCCATCCATTTTGAAGCCGATTATGAAAGAGCTGTCAGGATGGTCCGGGCTGCGGGCAGGAAGGTCTATTTCAAAACCCCGAGGATCGTGAAAGATCCCGAGATGCCGGCAGTAAGTGAAATTCTGGAGGCTGCAAAAGCCCTTGCTGCCGACGGCGTGCTCGTGTCAAACCTCGGGGTATTCAGGCTCGCAAAAGCGAGAGGGGTCCCCGTTATCCTGGACAGCCCCCTGAACGTGTTCAACAGCTATACCCTGGACTTCTTCTGCAAAAGGGGAGCGGAAAAGGTTACCCTTTCCCCGGAACTCACCCTGGAAGAAATCAAACCGCTGGCAGCTGCAGGGCCTTCCGAGGCAATAGTCCACGGCCGCCTGGAACTGATGGAATCGGAACACTGTGTGGTGGGCGGGCTGCTCGGAGGAAAGAAGGAGAGGTGCACAGCCCCCTGCAGAAACGGAAACTATTCCCTTGTTGACGAGAAGAACTACGAGTTCCCCCTGGTCATGGATCCGGCCTGTCGGATGCACCTCCTGAATTCAAAAGCCCTCTGCATGCTCGAACATGTCCCGAAACTCCTTGAAACGAGGGTCGCAAGCATCAGGATCGAGACCCTGGGAATGAGTGGGGAGGAAAAAGAAGAGCAGGGAATCAGGAAGCTTACCCGGATGTACAGGGCAGCAATTGACAATTACCTGAAGAAAGGAAAGGCCGGGACAGGGACCTGTGATAAGCTGGGGAAAGGGTTTACCACGGGACACTATTTCAGGGGAGTTAAATAA